In the Afipia sp. GAS231 genome, ACGCCTCCGATGCAAACGCGCCGCCTCAGCGCAATGCGGCGGTATGGGAGGCGTACGATCCTGGCGCTGCCGGCGGCGGTGATCTCGCTGTTCGTCTCGGCCGCGCCGGCTTTTGCCGACCTGAAACTCTGCAACCGCATGAGCTATGTGGTCGAGGCCGCGATCGGCATCGACGACAAATCCGCCACCGCGACCCGCGGCTGGTTTCGCATCGACCCGGCGGCCTGCCGCGTGGTGCTGCAGGGACCGCTGACCGCCGATCGCATCCTGTTGAACGCCCGCGCGCTCGGCGTCTACGGCGCCTCGCCGATCCCGCAGAATGGCGGCGACACGCTGTGCATCGCGCCGGAGAACTTCGTCATCGCCGCGGCTCGCCAGTGCCGCGCCGGGCAGACGCCGGCGCCGTTCACCCAGATCACGCCGACGTCGACCGACGACGGCCATATGGTCGCCTACCTCGCCGAGGATTCCGAATATGACGACGAGCAGGCGCGGCTGGCCGGCATTCAACGGCTGCTGGTGATCGCGGGCTACGACGCCGCCCCGATCGACGGCGTCGACGGGCCGAAGACGCAAGGAGCGCTCAGCGCATTCCTGAAGAGCCGCGGGCTTAGCCCCGACATTGTGCAGTCGCCGAATTTCTTCACCGCCATGATCGACGCGGTGCAGACGCCTTCTTCCACCGGGCTGACCTGGTGCAACGACACGCCGCACAAGATCGTGGCCGCGGTCGCGACCGACGACGGCAAGGCCATCACCAGCCGCGGCTGGTATCGTATCGATCCCGGCAAGTGTCTGCACCCCGACGTCACCGGCCAACCGAAACAGGTGTTCAGCTTTGCCGAAGCGGTCGACAGCGACAACCGCGCCATCAAGATCAAGGACCGGCCGCTGAACTGGGGCGGCGGAAAAGAGCTCTGCACCCGCGAGAGCAAGTTCGAATTCACCGAGCAGAGCGATTGCGGCAGCCGCGGCCTCGCCCCGATCGGCTTCGCCCCCGTCGACATGTCCGGCGGCGGCAAGACGCTGCGGTTTGCGCTGCCGTGACGATGCCTTTCACATATTTCCGTTGTCATCACCCGCGAAGGCGGGTGATCCAGTATTCGCTGACGTCAGCGAATACGGCAGAGGCCACGGCGTACTGGATGCCCGCCTTCGCGGGCATGACAGCGGACGGGACACGATGAAAACGAAATCCCCCCGCACGTTCCATCACATCGACACCTGGGTGTTCGACCTCGACAACACGCTGTATCCGCACCACGTCAATCTGTGGCAGCAGGTCGACGCCCGCATCGGCGAGTTCATCAGCGCCTACCTGAAGATTTCCGCGGAAGAAGCCCGCGTGATCCAGAAGGACTATTACAAGCGCTTCGGCACCAGCATGCGCGGCATGATGACCCTGCATGGCGTACATGCCGACGACTACCTCGCCTACGTGCACCAGATCGATCACTCGCCGTTAGAACCGAACCCGGCGATGGGGGCCGCGATCGCCAAACTTCCCGGCCGCAAGCTGATCCTGACCAACGGCTCGACCGATCATGCCGGCGCCGTGCTGGATCGCCTCGGCATCGGCGACCATTTCGAAGCGGTGTTCGACATCATCGCCGCCGATCTCGAGCCGAAGCCGGCGCTGCAGACCTACCAGAAGTTTCTGCGTGTCCACGGTGTGAATCCGGAAAAGTCCGCGATGTTCGAGGACCTCGCCCGCAACCTCGTGGTGCCGCATGAACTCGGCATGACCACGGTGCTGGTGGTGCCCGACGGCGCCAAGGAAGTGGTGCGCGAGGACTGGGAACTGGAAGGCCGCGATGCTGACTATGTCGATCATGTCACGGATGATCTGACCGGGTTTTTGCAGCGGTTGGCGTAATTCGCTGTCGTCCCTGCGAACGCAGGGACCCATACGCCGTGCAAGCTGAAGGGGCCAAGATGCCCGATACCTTCAATTACAACTGAAGCCTGTGGTTATGGGCCCCTGCGTTCGCAGGGGCGACGGTGTAGCCTTGACTCTCCCCCGCCAAATCCCGAAAAAGCCCCCGGCTTTGCCCCAATATCCCACGCCCTAAGGAAATCCCGATGTCCCTGTCCGCGCTTGAATCCACCGTCAACACTGCGTTCGAAGCCCGCGACGGCATTTCGACCGCGACCAAGGGTGAAGTTCGCGACGCCGTGGATCATGCGCTCGAGCTGCTCGACAAGGGCGAGGTGCGCGTCGCCGAGCGCGAGGCCAGCGGCAAGTGGAAGGTCAATCAGTGGCTGAAGAAGGCGGTGCTGCTGTCGTTCCGCCTCAACGACATGAGCGCAATTCCGGGCGGCCCCGGCAAGGCGTCGTGGTGGGACAAAGTGCCCTCGAAGTTCGAGGGCTGGGGCGAGAACCGCTTTCGCGATGCCGGCTTCCGCGCCGTGCCCGGCGCGATCGTGCGGCGCTCGGCCTTCATCGCCAAGAACGTCGTGCTGATGCCGTCCTTCGTCAATCTCGGCGCCTATGTCGATGAATCGACCATGATCGACACTTGGTCGACGGTCGGCTCCTGCGCGCAGATCGGCAAGCGCGTGCACATTTCCGGCGGCGTCGGCATCGGCGGCGTACTCGAGCCGCTGCAGGCCGAGCCCGTGATCGTCGAGGACGACTGCTTCATCGGCGCGCGCTCGGAAGTCGCCGAAGGCGTGATCGTACGCAGGGGCGCGGTGCTGGCGATGGGCGTGTTCCTCGGCGCCTCCACCAAGATCGTCGACCGCGACACCGGCGAAACCTTCATCGGCGAAGTGCCGGAATACGCCGTGGTGGTTCCCGGCGTGCTGCCGGCCCGTCCGCTGAAGAACGGCCAGCCCGGCCCGTCGACGGCCTGCGCCGTCATCGTCAAGCGCGTCGACGAGCGCACCCGCGCCAAGACCAGCATCAACGAGCTGCTGCGGGACTAATACCAGCCGTTTTTGGCGCATCCGGCCCGAAAAACGGGCCGGATTCGCCCCGGTTTCGAACCCTCCGCCCGCTGCCGCGACCAATGTACCGGACCGCGGAAAGTACCGCCGTCCGGAGGTCGGGCGATGGACTGGGTCTGGTATCTCTTCCGTTTCGAAGGCCGCATCAACCGCGCCAAATTGTGGCTCGCGGGCCTGATCGTCATCTGCTGGATGCTGTTTCTCGCCATGCTGACGTCGGGATTGATCGTCCTCCTCGGGGGTCACCCCCGCAACATCGGCTTCGGCCTCGACTATCTCTTGAGGATATTCGATCCCGGCTTTTATCGTTCGCGGTCTTTGGCGGAGCTGCCGGTTCCGCTATTCGAAGCGGCGGGCTCAGTGCTGCTGTTCTGGGTTTACTTCGCGACCGCGATCAAGCGCCTTCACGACCGCGACAAGAGCGCCTGGTGGGCGATCCCGCTGGTGGCGCTTCCAGGTTTCTACAACGAGTTGGCCGACTGGCTGCCCAACAAATCCTATCTCAGCCTTGTTATCGGCGTGCTGGCCTTCATTTTCTGCATCTGGGCCTTTGTCGAGCTCTACTGCCTGAAGGGCTCGCGCAAGACCAACCGGTTCGGCGGCAATCCGCTGGCGCCGATCGATACGCGGCCGCGCTGGGAGCAGATGAGCGAGATCGAAATGGTGCCGCACAAGGCTGGCCCGCCGCCGGTTTGGCGTGTTAAGCCGGGCTATGAATGATGCTGTTTCGATCACGCGCGACCTCGTCCGCTGCCCGTCCGTTACCCCCGCCGATGCCGGCGCATTGGGTGTCCTTGAAAACCTGCTGAAGGCCGCCGGCTTCGAGCTGCATCGCGTCACCTTCAGCGAGCCCGGCACCGAGGACGTCGACAACCTCTATGCCCGGCTCGGTAATACAGCGCCGCATATCACCTTTGCCGGCCACACCGACGTAGTGCCCGTCGGCGATGAAGCCGCCTGGAGCCACGGCGCGTTCTCCGGCGAGATCAACGACGGCTTCCTCTACGGCCGCGGCGCGGTCGATATGAAGGGCGGCATCGCCTGCAGCGTTGCCGCGGTGCTGCAATATCTCGCCGACAACGGCGGCAAGCCGCGAAAAGACGGTAGCGGATCGATTTCGTTTCTGATCACCGGTGATGAGGAAGCCATCTCGGTCAACGGCACCGTCAAGCTGCTGAAGTGGGTGGCCGAGCGCGGCGAAAAATTCGACCATTGCGTGCTCGGCGAACCCTCCAACGTCGAAGTGCTCGGCGACTGCATCAAGATCGGCCGCCGCGGCTCGCTGTCCGGCACGCTCTATGTCGACGGCGTGCAGGGCCATGTCGCCTACCCGCATCGCGCCGCGAATCCCGTGCCGGATATCTCGCGGCTGATCGTGGCGATCTCCGACGAGCCGCTCGATCACGGCAGCGCCCAGTTCCAGGCCTCGAACCTCGAATTCACTTCGGTGGATGTCGGCAATACCGCAAGCAACGTGATCCCGGCGCAGGCGCGCGCCAAATTCAACATCCGCTTCAACGATCACCACACCCAGGAAACACTGCGCGCACTGGTCGAGCAGCGCCTGGAAAAGGCCTGCGGCAATCGCATCCGCGCCCACATCAAGTGGGAGTATTCCAACTCCAACGTGTTCGTCACCAAGCCCGGCGCCTTCACCGACCTCGCGGTCAGCGCGATCGAAGAGGTCACCGGCCGCAAGCCGGAGCTCTCGACATCCGGCGGCACCTCGGACGCCCGCTTCATCGCCAGCTATTGCCCGGTGATCGAATTCGGCCTGGTCGGCCAGACCATGCACCAGATCGACGAGCGCACACCGGTGTCGGATCTGGAGAAACTGACGATGATCTATCGCGGCGTGCTGGATCGGTATTTCGGATAGACCGCCGCTGTCATCGTCCGCCTTGTGCGCCATTGCGCACTGGGGCGGACGATCCAGTACGCGGTGAACTCTCGGTCAATCGCCAAAGCCGCAGAGTACTGGATACCCCGCCTTCGCGGGGTATGACGACCATCAATAATCCACCTTCACCAGATACAGCCCCTCCGGCGGCGCGACGATGCCGCAGGCGGCGCGGTTGCGGGCGGCGAGGGCTGCCGAGAGATCATCCGCGCTCCAGCGGCCTTCGCCGACCCAGACCAGCGAGCCCACCATCGAGCGCACCTGGCTGTGCAGATACGAGCGCGCCGAGGTGACGATATCAACCGCGTTGCCGTCCCTGATGACGTCGAGCTGGTCGAGCGTCTTCTCCGGCGACTTCGCCTGGCATTCGGTGTCGCGAAACGTCGTGAAATCGTGCTTGCCCAGCAACCGTTGCGCTGCGGCATGCATCGCGTCGGTATCGAGGTGACGCGGCACCCGCCAGCTCCGTCCGATATCGACGGCGAGGTTGGCGCGGTGGTTGGTGATGCGATAGCGATAGTGACGCTTGATCGCGGAGAAGCGCGCTTCGAAATCATCCGGCACGATATCGGCTGCGAGCACGCCGATCGGATGCGGGCGCAGATGTGCATTCAGCCCGTCACGCAGGCGCCCAGGCGGAAACGGTTTCTGGATATCGCAATGGGCGACCTGCCCCAGCGCATGCACGCCGGCATCGGTGCGGCCGGCACCATGGACACGCACTTGTTCGCCGCAGATGGCTTTCACCGCGGTCTCGAGCGCACCCTGCACCGTCGGTGCATTGTCCTGGATCTGCCAGCCGGAAAACGGCGTGCCGTCATATTCGATGGTGAGTTTGTAGCGCGGCATCAGGCGAGCCGCGCCGGCGGCTTCAGCGGCGTGCCGCGCAGGAAATCCGCCGACTTCATCGGCGCCTTGCCTGCACGCTGCAGTTCCAGAATCCGGATCGCGCCGTCGGCGCAGGCAATCGTCAGGCGATCGTCGAGCACATCGCCCGGCCCGCCCTGCCCCTTGGCCGGTTCGCATCGCAGGATCTTCAGACGCGCCGGCTCACCATCCGTCGCGAGTTCGCACCACGCGCCGGGAAACGGCGACAGCCCGTGAATGTGGCGCAGCACTTCGTGCGACGATTTGTTCCAGCCGATCCGCGCTTCTGATTTATCGATCTTGGCGGCGTAGGTGACGCCTTGTTCGCTCTGCTTCGCAAACTGCAATCCGCCGCGCGCCAGTGCTGCCATCGCGCGCACCATCAGGTCGGCGCCGAGCGGCGCCAGCGCATCGTGCAGGTCGGACGCCGTCATCTTGTCCGTGATCGCCAGCCGCTCGGCCATCGCGACGTCGCCGGTGTCGAGGCCGGCATCCATCTTCATCACCATCACGCCGGACTCGGCATCGCCGGCCATGATGGCCCGGTTGATCGGCGCCGCGCCACGCCAGCGCGGCAGCAGCGAGCCGTGCAGGTTGAAGCACCCGAGCGGCGGCGCATCCAGAATAGCCTGCGGCAGGATCATGCCGTAGGCGACGACGACGGCGGCATCGGCCTGGTGCTTGCGGAATTCGTCGAGCGCTTCCGCGGTCTTCAGCGTCTTCGGCGTCAGCACCGGTATATTGAGCCGCCGCGCTTCCTGCTCGACCGGCGTCGGTTGCAGTTTCATGCCGCGGCCGGCCGGCTTCGGCGCGCGGGTATAGACCGCCACGACCTCATGGCCATGGGCGACGAGCTCCAGCAGCGTCGGCACCGCGAAATCGGGCGTGCCCATGAAGATCAGGCGGAGAGGCATTTAGTTGGGTGTCCTGCGGACGTTCAATTTACTCCGTCATGGCCGGGCTTGTCCCGGCCATCCACGTCTTTGACACAGCAAGAAAGGAAGGCGTGATGCCCGGGTCAAGCCCGGGCATGACAGCGAGGCCTACTCCACCGCGCGCTTGGCGGCTTTGGTAAACTTCTTCAGCACGCGGTCGCGTTTCAGCTTCGATAGATAGTCCACGAACAGCACGCCATTGAGGTGATCGATCTCGTGCTGGATGCAGGTGGCGAACAGGCCGTCGGCGTCTTCCTCGTGCACCTTGCCGTCGAGGTCGGTGAAGCGAATGCGCACCTGGGCCGGACGCTCGACTTCCTCGTAATATTCGGGGATCGAGAGGCAGCCCTCCTCGTAGACCGACAGCTCTTCCGACGACGAGACGATTTCCGGATTGATGAAGACGCGCGGCCGTGGCGTGGTCTCGCCGTCCTCATCGCGCTTGGCGAGGTCCATGGTGATCAACCGCAGCGGTTGCGCGACCTGGATCGCCGCCAGCCCGATGCCGGGCGCGTCGTACATGGTCTCCAACATGTCGTCGGCAAGCTTGCGGATCTCCGCCGTCACCTTCTCGACGGGTTTGGAGACGAGCCGCAACTGCTTGTCCGGCAGGATGATGATTTCTCTAAGTGCCATATCGCGCGATTTAAGCTGCCGGTTTGCCGGGGTCAATGCGCCGACGAACCTGTTAAGGCGGCCTTAACCATGATTTTTAGGGTTTTGTTAACCACGAAAATCAACCTCCCGTTAACCATAAATGTTCCCTCTTCGTTCGCTATGGCGCCCGAATCGGTTACAAGGCGTGCATGAACGAGATTCTTTTCATCGTCGGCGACCTGCCGATTCACGTTGGTGAGGCCCTGATCGGCTTTGGCGCGCTCGCGCTGGTGCTGCTGCTGGTGATCGCCATCGTCATTGCCCGTTCGGGCCGCCGCGGTGCGGAACTGGCGATGGCGCAGGCGATCCGCGCCGACGAACTGGAGGAGCGCCTCAGCGAAATGCTGCAGGCGCAGAACCAGTCCACCGGCAGAGTCGACGCCATGGCGCAGGCGCTGGCCGGCCGCCAGGCCGAGATGGCGCGTGCGGTCAACGAACGGCTGGATTCGGTGACCCACCGCGTCGGCCAGTCGATGGAGCAGACCACCCGCAACACGATGGATAGCTTGCGCGTGCTGCACGAGCGGCTCGGCATCATCGACAACGCGCACAAGAATCTTACTGACCTGACGTCGCAGGTGACGACGTTGCGCGACGTGCTCGCCAACAAGCAGTCGCGCGGCGCCTTCGGCCAGGCGCGGATGGAGGCGATCGTCCAGGACGGCATGCCGATGGGTAGTTACGAATTCCAGCACACGCTCTCGACCGGCAAGCGGCCGGATTGCGTGGTGTTCCTGCCCGACCAGCGGCCGTTGTGCATCGACGCCAAGTTTCCGCTGGAAGCCGTCACCGCGCTGCATGACGCGCGCACCGACGACGAGAAGAAATTCGCCGCCCAGCGGCTGCGCAACGACGTCATGAAGCATGTCAGCGACATCGCCGAGAAATACCTGATCACCGGCGAGACCCAGGATACCGCGCTGATGTTCGTGCCGTCGGAATCGGTCTACGCCGAAATCCACGACGGTTTCGACGACGTGATCCAGAAGGCCTACCGCGCCCGTGTCGTGCTGGTATCGCCCTCGCTGTTGATGCTGGCGATCCAGGTGATGCAGCAGATCCTGAAGGACGCGCGGATGCGCGACGCCGCCGACCAGATCCGCACCGAAGTGCTCAACCTCGGCGACGACCTCGGCCGTCTGCGCGACCGCGTGCTGAAGCTGCAGAAGCACTTTGGCGACGCCAACGAGGACGTCCGGCAAATCCTGATCTCCGCCGACAAGATCGAAAAGCGCGCGGGGCGGATCGAGGAACTCGATTTCAGCAAGCCCGACGCACCCGCCGAGCTGCCGCGCGCGGTCAAGCCGGCTGCGCCGGAGCTGTTTCCCCTGCCGCGCAAGCTGCAGGCGGGGGAGTAGTGCGGGTTTGAGTTTAGCTTACGCCGCATACTAAGCTGTCATCGCCCGGCTTGACCGGGCGGCCCAGTATCCCAGAGACCGTAGATGGGAGCGCGCAGTTATTACGTCTACATCCTGGCGAGCCGCATCGGCGGTACGCTGTACATCGGTGTAACCAATGACATCATTCGACGGGTCGGCGAACATCGCCTGGAATTGACCAAGGGCTTCACGAAGAAATATGAAGTCCACAAACTCGTCTATTTCGAGCAATTCGATGACATCGAAAATGCGATCAAGCGCGAGAAACGACTGAAGAAGTGGAATCGAGCGTGGAAAGTTCGTCTCATCGAAGAACTCAATCCGAATTGGGATGATCTCTATTCCGGCATCGCGGGTCCTCCTTAGTTGTCCGTCGCACCCCCGCACTCCCTGTCATACCCCGCGAAGGCGGGGTATCCAGTAATCTGAGGCGTTCATTATTGACCATAGGCTTCGCGGAATACTGGATCGTCCGCCTTCGCGGACGATGACAGCGTAAATTGGGGCCCGAATCTGCTAACACCCTTCCATGAGCCCACCTGAAACCACACCACAACCCGCCACCTCCTGGCGCGACAGCTTGGCCGTCTATCTGCAGCCTCGCGTCCTGATCGTGCTGCTGCTCGGCTTTTCCTCCGGGCTGCCGCTGGCGCTTTCGGGGTCGACGCTATTGGTGTGGATGCGCGAGTCCGGGGTCGATCTCGGCACCATCGGGCTGTTTGCGCTGGTCGGCACGCCCTACACGCTGAAATTCCTGTGGGCGCCGCTGGTCGATGCGCTGCATGTGCCGTTGTTCACGCGCGCGTTCGGCCGCCGCCGCGGCTGGCTGCTGTTTTCGCAACTGCTGCTGATTGTCGCGATCCTGCTGCTGGCGCTGACGGACCCGGCGCGCTCGCCGCTGTTCGTCGCCCTCGGCGCGCTGCTGGTCGCGACGATGTCCTCGACGCAGGACATCGTGGTCGACGCGTTCAGGGTCGAAAGCCTGCCGGAGAGCGAACAGGCCGCCGGCATGGCGTCCTACGTCGCGGCCTATCGCATCGGCATGCTGGTCTCGACCGCGGGCGCGCTGTTCATCGTTTCGGGATTTGAAGGCACCGGCCTGCCGCGCAGCACGGCCTGGATGTGGGGCTATGTGGTGATGGCGGCGCTGGTCTTGATCGGCACCATCACCGCATTGGTTGCGACCGAGCCCGAGCAATCCGCCCGCGCGGAGGCCGCCACGCGCACCGAAACGGCGTTCGCCCGCGTGATGCATGCCGCGGTCGGCGCGTTCTCCGAATTCCTGACCCGGCGCGACGCGCTGGCCGCGCTGGCTTTCGTGGTGCTGTTCAAATTCACCGACGCGTTTTCCGGCACCATGACCGCGCCGTTCGTGATCGATCTCGGTTTCACCCGCAACGACTATGCCGCCATCGTCAAGGGCGTCGGGCTGGCGGCGACCTTGATCGGCGGTTTTGCCGGCGGCTTCGTGGCGCGGCGCTATTCGCTGGCGGCTTCTCTCTGGATCGGCGGCGTGCTGCAGGCGGTCGCCAACCTCTCGTTCTCCTGGCTGGCGATTGTCGGTGTCAATCAATGGGCGCTGGCGTTCGCGATCACGGCGGAAAATTTCACCAGCGCCATCGGCACCGTGATCTTTGTCGC is a window encoding:
- a CDS encoding GIY-YIG nuclease family protein, with product MGARSYYVYILASRIGGTLYIGVTNDIIRRVGEHRLELTKGFTKKYEVHKLVYFEQFDDIENAIKREKRLKKWNRAWKVRLIEELNPNWDDLYSGIAGPP
- the fmt gene encoding methionyl-tRNA formyltransferase — translated: MPLRLIFMGTPDFAVPTLLELVAHGHEVVAVYTRAPKPAGRGMKLQPTPVEQEARRLNIPVLTPKTLKTAEALDEFRKHQADAAVVVAYGMILPQAILDAPPLGCFNLHGSLLPRWRGAAPINRAIMAGDAESGVMVMKMDAGLDTGDVAMAERLAITDKMTASDLHDALAPLGADLMVRAMAALARGGLQFAKQSEQGVTYAAKIDKSEARIGWNKSSHEVLRHIHGLSPFPGAWCELATDGEPARLKILRCEPAKGQGGPGDVLDDRLTIACADGAIRILELQRAGKAPMKSADFLRGTPLKPPARLA
- a CDS encoding DUF1036 domain-containing protein; its protein translation is MALPAAVISLFVSAAPAFADLKLCNRMSYVVEAAIGIDDKSATATRGWFRIDPAACRVVLQGPLTADRILLNARALGVYGASPIPQNGGDTLCIAPENFVIAAARQCRAGQTPAPFTQITPTSTDDGHMVAYLAEDSEYDDEQARLAGIQRLLVIAGYDAAPIDGVDGPKTQGALSAFLKSRGLSPDIVQSPNFFTAMIDAVQTPSSTGLTWCNDTPHKIVAAVATDDGKAITSRGWYRIDPGKCLHPDVTGQPKQVFSFAEAVDSDNRAIKIKDRPLNWGGGKELCTRESKFEFTEQSDCGSRGLAPIGFAPVDMSGGGKTLRFALP
- a CDS encoding pyrimidine 5'-nucleotidase, producing the protein MKTKSPRTFHHIDTWVFDLDNTLYPHHVNLWQQVDARIGEFISAYLKISAEEARVIQKDYYKRFGTSMRGMMTLHGVHADDYLAYVHQIDHSPLEPNPAMGAAIAKLPGRKLILTNGSTDHAGAVLDRLGIGDHFEAVFDIIAADLEPKPALQTYQKFLRVHGVNPEKSAMFEDLARNLVVPHELGMTTVLVVPDGAKEVVREDWELEGRDADYVDHVTDDLTGFLQRLA
- a CDS encoding MFS transporter produces the protein MSPPETTPQPATSWRDSLAVYLQPRVLIVLLLGFSSGLPLALSGSTLLVWMRESGVDLGTIGLFALVGTPYTLKFLWAPLVDALHVPLFTRAFGRRRGWLLFSQLLLIVAILLLALTDPARSPLFVALGALLVATMSSTQDIVVDAFRVESLPESEQAAGMASYVAAYRIGMLVSTAGALFIVSGFEGTGLPRSTAWMWGYVVMAALVLIGTITALVATEPEQSARAEAATRTETAFARVMHAAVGAFSEFLTRRDALAALAFVVLFKFTDAFSGTMTAPFVIDLGFTRNDYAAIVKGVGLAATLIGGFAGGFVARRYSLAASLWIGGVLQAVANLSFSWLAIVGVNQWALAFAITAENFTSAIGTVIFVAYLSALCRNPLHTATQYALLTALAAVGRTYLSSGAGYVAKATGWPAFFAICVVVAVPSLILLTWLQRRGHFASLGPVKV
- the dapE gene encoding succinyl-diaminopimelate desuccinylase; the encoded protein is MNDAVSITRDLVRCPSVTPADAGALGVLENLLKAAGFELHRVTFSEPGTEDVDNLYARLGNTAPHITFAGHTDVVPVGDEAAWSHGAFSGEINDGFLYGRGAVDMKGGIACSVAAVLQYLADNGGKPRKDGSGSISFLITGDEEAISVNGTVKLLKWVAERGEKFDHCVLGEPSNVEVLGDCIKIGRRGSLSGTLYVDGVQGHVAYPHRAANPVPDISRLIVAISDEPLDHGSAQFQASNLEFTSVDVGNTASNVIPAQARAKFNIRFNDHHTQETLRALVEQRLEKACGNRIRAHIKWEYSNSNVFVTKPGAFTDLAVSAIEEVTGRKPELSTSGGTSDARFIASYCPVIEFGLVGQTMHQIDERTPVSDLEKLTMIYRGVLDRYFG
- a CDS encoding DNA recombination protein RmuC, translating into MNEILFIVGDLPIHVGEALIGFGALALVLLLVIAIVIARSGRRGAELAMAQAIRADELEERLSEMLQAQNQSTGRVDAMAQALAGRQAEMARAVNERLDSVTHRVGQSMEQTTRNTMDSLRVLHERLGIIDNAHKNLTDLTSQVTTLRDVLANKQSRGAFGQARMEAIVQDGMPMGSYEFQHTLSTGKRPDCVVFLPDQRPLCIDAKFPLEAVTALHDARTDDEKKFAAQRLRNDVMKHVSDIAEKYLITGETQDTALMFVPSESVYAEIHDGFDDVIQKAYRARVVLVSPSLLMLAIQVMQQILKDARMRDAADQIRTEVLNLGDDLGRLRDRVLKLQKHFGDANEDVRQILISADKIEKRAGRIEELDFSKPDAPAELPRAVKPAAPELFPLPRKLQAGE
- a CDS encoding DUF805 domain-containing protein, with the protein product MDWVWYLFRFEGRINRAKLWLAGLIVICWMLFLAMLTSGLIVLLGGHPRNIGFGLDYLLRIFDPGFYRSRSLAELPVPLFEAAGSVLLFWVYFATAIKRLHDRDKSAWWAIPLVALPGFYNELADWLPNKSYLSLVIGVLAFIFCIWAFVELYCLKGSRKTNRFGGNPLAPIDTRPRWEQMSEIEMVPHKAGPPPVWRVKPGYE
- the def gene encoding peptide deformylase, yielding MALREIIILPDKQLRLVSKPVEKVTAEIRKLADDMLETMYDAPGIGLAAIQVAQPLRLITMDLAKRDEDGETTPRPRVFINPEIVSSSEELSVYEEGCLSIPEYYEEVERPAQVRIRFTDLDGKVHEEDADGLFATCIQHEIDHLNGVLFVDYLSKLKRDRVLKKFTKAAKRAVE
- the dapD gene encoding 2,3,4,5-tetrahydropyridine-2,6-dicarboxylate N-succinyltransferase, which produces MSLSALESTVNTAFEARDGISTATKGEVRDAVDHALELLDKGEVRVAEREASGKWKVNQWLKKAVLLSFRLNDMSAIPGGPGKASWWDKVPSKFEGWGENRFRDAGFRAVPGAIVRRSAFIAKNVVLMPSFVNLGAYVDESTMIDTWSTVGSCAQIGKRVHISGGVGIGGVLEPLQAEPVIVEDDCFIGARSEVAEGVIVRRGAVLAMGVFLGASTKIVDRDTGETFIGEVPEYAVVVPGVLPARPLKNGQPGPSTACAVIVKRVDERTRAKTSINELLRD
- the truA gene encoding tRNA pseudouridine(38-40) synthase TruA — protein: MPRYKLTIEYDGTPFSGWQIQDNAPTVQGALETAVKAICGEQVRVHGAGRTDAGVHALGQVAHCDIQKPFPPGRLRDGLNAHLRPHPIGVLAADIVPDDFEARFSAIKRHYRYRITNHRANLAVDIGRSWRVPRHLDTDAMHAAAQRLLGKHDFTTFRDTECQAKSPEKTLDQLDVIRDGNAVDIVTSARSYLHSQVRSMVGSLVWVGEGRWSADDLSAALAARNRAACGIVAPPEGLYLVKVDY